A genomic window from Micromonospora ferruginea includes:
- a CDS encoding ROK family protein: MAVATRAGPSQDEIRRQNLGALLRYVHVHGATTRAELTTALGLNRSTIGALTADLAGAGLVSEGTPKETGRAGRPSLVVRPESGRVYAYAYSVEVDRLRAARVGLGGEVLDRRELDRPRNLVAGEAAPLLAGAVKEMHHGVPPDSLCVGAGVAVCGMVRRDDGLVRLSPTTGWVDEPIGAALAAELGIDVPITVGNVADVAAFAEHARGAATGCDNVIYLYGDVGVGAGIIAGGRRLTGHGGYGGEVGHMVVVRDGARCECGRRGCWETEIGEYGLLRAAGHAEARGRDALLGVFDAADRGDARAQSAVRQAGDWLGFGVANLVNIFNPEMVIFGGTMRDLYLAAAAQVRSRLNRNGLPACLEHVRLRTPKLGDDAALIGAAELAFERLLADPLN; encoded by the coding sequence ATGGCAGTGGCAACGCGCGCGGGTCCCAGCCAGGACGAGATCCGCCGGCAGAACCTGGGCGCATTGCTCCGCTACGTGCACGTGCACGGCGCCACCACCCGCGCGGAGCTGACCACCGCGCTCGGGCTCAACCGCAGCACCATCGGCGCGCTGACCGCGGACCTGGCCGGCGCCGGTCTGGTCAGCGAGGGGACGCCGAAGGAGACCGGCCGGGCCGGACGACCGTCACTCGTCGTCCGGCCCGAGTCGGGCCGGGTCTACGCGTACGCGTACAGCGTCGAGGTGGACCGGCTGCGGGCCGCGAGGGTCGGTCTCGGCGGCGAGGTGCTCGATCGTCGCGAACTGGACCGGCCGCGCAACCTGGTCGCCGGGGAGGCCGCCCCGCTGCTGGCCGGCGCGGTCAAGGAGATGCACCACGGGGTGCCGCCGGACTCGCTGTGCGTGGGCGCGGGGGTGGCCGTGTGCGGCATGGTCCGCCGCGACGACGGGCTGGTGCGACTCAGCCCCACCACCGGCTGGGTGGACGAGCCGATCGGCGCGGCGCTCGCCGCCGAGCTGGGCATCGACGTGCCGATCACGGTGGGCAACGTGGCCGACGTGGCCGCCTTCGCCGAGCACGCCCGGGGCGCGGCCACCGGCTGCGACAACGTCATCTACCTGTACGGGGACGTCGGCGTCGGCGCCGGCATCATCGCCGGCGGGCGGCGCCTGACCGGGCACGGCGGCTACGGCGGCGAGGTCGGCCACATGGTGGTGGTCCGCGACGGCGCGCGCTGCGAGTGCGGCCGGCGCGGCTGCTGGGAGACCGAGATCGGCGAGTACGGGCTGCTGCGCGCCGCCGGGCACGCCGAGGCGCGCGGTCGGGACGCGCTGTTGGGCGTCTTCGACGCGGCCGACCGGGGCGACGCGCGGGCGCAGAGCGCGGTCCGGCAGGCCGGCGACTGGCTCGGCTTCGGCGTGGCCAACCTGGTCAACATCTTCAACCCGGAGATGGTCATCTTCGGTGGCACCATGCGCGACCTCTACCTGGCCGCCGCCGCCCAGGTGCGCAGCCGGCTCAACCGCAACGGCCTGCCCGCCTGCCTGGAGCACGTGCGGCTGCGTACCCCGAAACTCGGCGACGACGCGGCGCTGATCGGCGCCGCCGAGCTGGCCTTCGAACGCCTCCTGGCCGACCCGCTGAACTGA
- a CDS encoding sugar ABC transporter permease, which produces MTATVVKKEGPAGVAPAPTVGSHVNNYWRRVRGGDIGALPAVVMLLVLAIGFSIARPSFFTAGNLANLFTQGAAVTLIAMGLVFVLLLGEIDLSAGFASGVCAAILANVVTVMGYPWYVAVLAAVVTGVVIGTVLGLLVAKVGIPSFVVTLAGFLAFQGVVLTLMDEGANIAVRDDTLVAIANRNLSPVLGWVLAVLAVGGYAAVQLLRHRNRSARGLLTDPIAVVAARIGGLAVILGVAVYVLNLERSRNVLVVSLKGVPIVVPIIAVLLVVWTFVLQRTSYGRHIYAVGGNAEASRRAGINVDRIRISVFVICSGMAAIGGIVAASRANSVDPNTGGSNVLLYAVGAAVIGGTSLFGGKGRVLDAVLGGAVVAVIDNGMGLMGYSSGVKFVVTGVVLLAAATIDALSRRRAAATGVR; this is translated from the coding sequence ATGACCGCCACCGTCGTGAAGAAGGAAGGCCCGGCCGGCGTCGCACCGGCGCCGACCGTGGGCAGCCACGTGAACAACTACTGGCGCCGGGTACGCGGCGGCGACATCGGGGCGCTGCCCGCGGTGGTCATGCTGCTCGTGCTCGCCATCGGCTTCTCGATCGCCCGCCCGTCGTTCTTCACCGCCGGCAACCTGGCGAACCTGTTCACCCAGGGCGCGGCGGTCACGCTGATCGCGATGGGCCTGGTCTTCGTCCTGCTGCTCGGCGAGATCGACCTCTCCGCCGGCTTCGCCAGCGGCGTGTGCGCGGCGATCCTGGCCAACGTGGTCACCGTGATGGGCTACCCCTGGTACGTCGCGGTGCTCGCCGCCGTCGTCACCGGCGTGGTGATCGGCACCGTGCTCGGCCTGCTGGTCGCGAAGGTCGGCATCCCCTCCTTCGTGGTCACCCTCGCCGGCTTCCTCGCCTTCCAGGGCGTGGTGCTGACGCTGATGGACGAGGGCGCCAACATCGCCGTCCGGGACGACACCCTGGTCGCGATCGCCAACCGCAACCTCTCCCCCGTGCTGGGCTGGGTGCTGGCCGTGCTGGCCGTCGGCGGGTACGCGGCCGTGCAGCTCCTGCGCCACCGCAACCGGTCCGCCCGTGGCCTGCTCACCGACCCGATCGCGGTGGTGGCCGCCCGCATCGGCGGTCTCGCCGTGATCCTCGGCGTCGCGGTCTACGTGCTCAACCTGGAGCGCAGCCGCAACGTCCTGGTGGTGTCGCTCAAGGGCGTGCCGATCGTGGTGCCGATCATCGCGGTGCTGCTGGTCGTCTGGACGTTCGTGCTCCAGCGCACCAGCTACGGCCGGCACATCTACGCGGTCGGCGGCAACGCCGAGGCGTCCCGCCGGGCCGGCATCAACGTGGACCGGATCCGCATCTCCGTCTTCGTCATCTGCTCCGGGATGGCCGCCATCGGCGGCATCGTGGCGGCCAGCCGGGCCAACTCGGTCGACCCCAACACCGGCGGCAGCAACGTGCTGCTCTACGCCGTCGGCGCGGCGGTGATCGGCGGCACCAGCCTCTTCGGCGGCAAGGGCCGGGTCCTCGACGCCGTGCTCGGTGGCGCGGTGGTCGCGGTGATCGACAACGGGATGGGACTGATGGGGTACAGCTCGGGCGTCAAGTTCGTGGTCACCGGCGTGGTCCTGCTCGCCGCGGCGACCATCGACGCGCTGTCGAGGCGGCGGGCCGCCGCCACCGGCGTGCGCTGA
- a CDS encoding ATP-binding cassette domain-containing protein gives MSATPLLELRGIDKSFGPVQVLRDVAFAAHPGEVTALVGDNGAGKSTLVKCISGIYPTDAGEFLFDGKPVSISSPRDAAALGIEVVYQDLALCDNLDIVQNMFLGREKRSGLVLDEPTMEQMAAETLAGLSVRTVKSLRQHVSSLSGGQRQTVAIAKAVLWNSRLVILDEPTAALGVAQTAQVLELVRRLADNGLAVVLISHNMNDVFAVSDRIAALYLGQMVAQVKTTDITHSQVVELITAGRSGDLGLAGEPGSNGTGAAPADTTPGAVR, from the coding sequence GTGTCCGCAACCCCCCTGCTGGAGCTACGCGGGATCGACAAGAGCTTCGGTCCCGTCCAGGTGCTTCGCGACGTCGCCTTCGCCGCGCACCCCGGCGAGGTGACCGCGCTGGTCGGCGACAACGGCGCCGGCAAGTCGACCCTGGTCAAGTGCATCAGCGGCATCTACCCCACCGACGCCGGCGAGTTCCTCTTCGACGGCAAGCCGGTGAGCATCAGCAGCCCCCGGGACGCCGCCGCGCTCGGGATCGAGGTCGTCTACCAGGACCTGGCGCTCTGCGACAACCTCGACATCGTGCAGAACATGTTCCTCGGCCGGGAGAAGCGCAGCGGCCTCGTGCTCGACGAGCCGACCATGGAGCAGATGGCCGCCGAGACCCTGGCCGGCCTGAGCGTGCGCACCGTGAAGTCGCTGCGCCAGCACGTCTCCAGCCTCTCCGGCGGCCAGCGGCAGACGGTGGCCATCGCCAAGGCCGTGCTCTGGAACAGCAGACTGGTCATCCTGGACGAGCCGACCGCCGCGCTGGGCGTCGCGCAGACCGCCCAGGTGCTGGAGCTGGTCCGCCGGCTGGCCGACAACGGCCTGGCCGTGGTGCTCATCTCGCACAACATGAACGACGTCTTCGCCGTCTCCGACCGGATCGCCGCGCTCTACCTCGGCCAGATGGTCGCCCAGGTGAAGACCACCGACATCACCCACTCGCAGGTGGTCGAGCTGATCACCGCCGGTCGCTCCGGCGACCTCGGCCTCGCCGGCGAACCGGGCAGCAACGGCACCGGCGCCGCGCCCGCCGACACCACCCCAGGAGCCGTCCGATGA